A region of the Apium graveolens cultivar Ventura chromosome 6, ASM990537v1, whole genome shotgun sequence genome:
AGATTAGATTGATTTAAAGAtttaaattagttttaaatttttattttaaatatcgTTACTATTTGATTGTCTCCCTGTATATACAAGTGGATTACATATTAAAGTATGCATGGccatttagcaaaaaaaaaagaaaagaaaaaaaaagaaaaaagtatGCATGGCCACAGGTAATTAAGAAAAGAGAAACATTATGCTTAAAAGTCCCTACAATTCCAAAACCTACCCTTGATCTATAGTTTTTATTCTTGGGCTTTACTATACGCACTTAGGATTCCATACTttcaaaaaagaaaaaaaaattaatatgcAAATTAAAGAAAAAGAAGAGGAGGAGAAATGTGAAAATGATCCATTGGCCCTTCcattcatataaaatgaagttcTTGTAAAGTTGCCTTTGGGGCCTTTAACTTTTTCATTGATGTTTATGTACCACTTACTTAGGAATAACATTATGATGATGTAATAATAACATCCAAACTTGTATATATTACTTATATACTTCATCCGTctctttcaattgtttacatttttttaGACAGTGTTTcatgcatataaagtatagttttataaaaaaaattacgattttgtttttttgaataaaaattaaaatattcaacttttatttagaaaaagaaattgtaaaaataagttacataattATATTTCTTATGCACCTTAAAATATGTGACAGACACTTTctcaaaaatataaataattggaTGGGATTGAGAGAGTAGTACTTAAATTAAACATATCCCGTATATCTCTGGCCAATAGTGTTGTCAAATGAAAAATAGTGTGATGTAAAGCAATAATGTGCAGAAGGATGAGGCAAATTAATATATGCAGAGTGTAATCTAAAATCCAAAGTAAAAAACAAGGGATAGTCAGAAATCACGAGAAGGCAATACAGATCAAGGAGTCATTTTCAAATCACAAAGCTAGATAGCCTCTCTTTTAATGCTTCAAGGGACCTTCTTTCACTACTTTCTACTTCACTGCACTTCAATAATACACAATTTCATACCTATTTTACAAAGTTGATTAAATAAAACAAATAAGAAAGCTTCAAAGTCTTTCATTTTTCATCACATGCATGCCTCACTGGTCCACAATTGTACAAGTATTGGAAGAGAAACAAACACACATGAAAATTGAAAAAGGCCCCAAAGACCTTTTTGCATAATTAGGTAAAATTTAAGCCATCAAAGGGAGACTTTTCTCCCGCGAAAACTACAACAAAAGTGGAATTATAGCAAAAAATGACAATGACAATTTACGCGTTTATGCATCAAATCACCCCCTTCAAACTCAAAAGAGAGCCAGAGGCCTTTCCCGTCCAAAGGTAGCAAGTAGACACTTGACCATCAATTCAAATCGTTTGGAAATGAAACTGCCTATCAGATCATTGGTCCCTCAACCAGTTTACCATTACTATCAAACATAGTCCTGATTCAATAATCAAAATAGCCCTTGAATCCATCACCTCCCCCACTTCTTTCATTGTGCATAACTGACTCCCACTCACTGGTCTAAAAAAAATCAAATCTCactctttctttgctttctcaCCAAAACACTATGTACCAAATTGACAAAATGATCCCCATTCCCTTGGGAATCTGCAAAGCCAAAGTCATGTTAATGAATGACTGGGCCTGCTCAACTATAACCAAAAAAAAATTAATGAATCTAGAGCCCTCTCATCATGCAAGCCTATATAAAACTAATAATCTACATCACTCCAAGTCTACTTTTCAAAACTCAAAAAATCCTCAATTAAATACTGAGGACTAATGGTAGACCTCTTGGACCACCATTACATTTGTCATCTTCTTAATTCCTTATTGTCTATCAATATTATTCTGCCTTCCTCTGTTTTTTTCCTATCATGCATCTTAATTAGATGTCTCCTTGTCATCATTTACCCACAAACTGTTATTCAGTCTCCTTCTTTTAAAAGATGATGTTGATGAAGATGAGGATTCCGAGTCACCAAACGACACTTTACTTGCCCGTGTCATGACTCGGATCTGTGGCAATGCTTTTGATCGCTTCCTAAGCCGAGTATCAATCCCAATTTCTTGCACTAGTCGGTAACAACTGACAATACTCTCCTGCAAATTAAAAGATTAAATGTGCACGCAAACAAGTTATGAAATTTTATTTAAATCTTGAAAAAAAAACTTACTTTAAAAAGTCCTTCACACCATAATTCAGCATGGCCAGCAGTGATACAAGACAAGTTTGGAATAGAGTTGGCTGCATGTAGAATAGTGGCAGCAGCTATGCATGATGGCCAATACTCCAAAAAACTAGACTCTGCGCATTTTCATTGATCATTAAGCAGTTGATAACTGGAGTCATCATGATTCCTGAGTTCTGGAAAAATActtgatgttttaatttgagagaCAGCAAAAATCGATTATCATACCTTGCATATTCGATAGAATTATATCAGTGGCCGTAGAGATAAGGAAGGCAGTGAAAGTTCCTTGAGAATCAAGCTTGTTAGCAAAGAAATCGAGAAAGGTAAATGGAGTAATGGATCTTAGCTTCCAATCAAGAACACCAAGTACAAGAAACTCCATCCTTGTGACTGTTCTAGGCTCAAACACAAATTTTGCACCTTCAATCTAGACATACAGACATGAATTTCAGTAATTAGGTTAATCTACCGAAACTTGTTAGCactaaaaatttaaattttactGCGGCAGAACTACCTGAAGATCCAATAGTGAGGGAACCAGAGGTTCCTCCATCTTAGCAGCTAACGACAAACAAGCCACAGACAAAAGTTGCAACGGCCACCCATTTGACTGCTAAATTATGATAAACAGGTTGTTAAGCGTAAATCCAAATAATTAGCTCCAAAACAGCAAATTATATTTAGATTATTGAAAGTATATCCCACATTCCTTCCCTACCAACATTGTTGATTATTAATTAGTTGTGCAACAATTATATACCACACATACATATCAAATTCCAGAATTATATTAACATTGTAATTTACTAAAACATCTCGAGTAGTAAAGGGTAAGGTACGTGTTAAGTACTCTACTTTCGAGTGAGACATGCATAATGCCCCACTTCTGAGTGGGACCTTGCGATATGTTTAATTTGTTCTAAATGGGACATGATAATGACGGATCATTTGGCACACTTTCATTATTGAGAAATGTTCATCCCAAATAAACTATTTTTAAGGAAACAATGAAGATGCTTACGGACTTAATTAACCCTAACAGTACAAACAAGAATAAAATCAAATAACTTTTCAAATTACAAAAGCATAAGAATAAAGTATGTACTTCTCATAAACATACAGATAGATCTTAGTTCAATTAAAGTACATGCACTAATTAGTTGGATTAAAGCGAGTTTTACAGAGTATATCGCATACTTCCTGGCATGAAACGACACCGCATTACAATTTTCACTGTTTAGTGTTAACTTTTAATTAGGCAAGATACCTAAGAAGTCCCTTTCATTCTCCTTGATTAAAGTCAATAATATCTTGATCAAAAATCACTCAATACATATTCGAAATACTAATCTCAAATTCACTAAACATAATTATATATTGCACTCTTAATATGCGTAATTTTTTTGAAAGTGGACAGTTAATTTGGAACGGAAGGAGCATTTTTTACCTCCGGCAATGGATGAGAATAGAGAAAACGGTCCACGTAATTGACGGAAAGATATGCCGTTAATGGCTGGAAACCATAATAACGTTGCACCTGcaacataaatataaatataagactTTATTACTGTTATTTTTTTCAGTATATAGAATTATAGATTGATAAAACTATTAAAGTTGCAGTTCATTAGAAGAACATAGAAATCACACATAACAATTATAAATAAAATGAACTGTATAATTATCGCCGATGATGAATCTGACATTTGATATCAATATTAGTTATATTTCATCGTGAAAAACGACTTTAACATAAACTCGACTCCACTAGGTTCGTAAAAAAAATTGTACATGtgaattataaaatattatttaccttTAGAATCCATGCAACTGATGCTTGTCGAGCAGATGAGTCAACTGACTGAGCATGAGTTCTCTCTCTAGGAACATACTTTCTCTCATCTTCTATGAATCTTGCAATAGATTCCTCTATATCCGCCGGAGATTCTACGTCCGATGAATATTCCGGCAAGTCTTGAGACAATATTTCCGAGTCCTCACAACAAAGTAAGTCGGGAAATAAGTCGTCGGTGCATGATAAAGCTGACATGATCATTGGCGATGATTATCATTCATAGCGTTCTCATATTTGCTGTGGGTTTCGTGATTCGCCGGAGAGTTGTCGGAGAAGTTGCCGGAGAGCTGTCGGAGAGGGATATGAAGGGACTTGGTAGTTGGTTTGTTTTGCTTTGGTGTCTCACTTCTAAGCtgatataaatatatgttttattataatatgtttttttaatataaatatatgttttattataatattttttttaatattttttttgtatttgtctcctttgttttgttttattatattttagtatttattaaatattttaattatactctacaattatatttaaattttggTACGTAGATTATAAAAATGTGATGGTTActgatgatttgatgatttcatatATATAGATATAAATATATGGCAAAATTTAAAGAAATACAagttaaataatatatataaaacaATGTACACTAGGCACGGCATCCTCAAAAGAAAGTGTACACCAAGCATAAAATTAGGTATAAAAAAGTTAATGTCcattaaaaaaattgtaaaacaTAGGAAGTATTTGTTTATTTATGTTAACAAATGatatatattatttgttttaaataataaaaaattgtAAATAATTTTGTTGATAGCTAAATATCCAAAGTAGCCGACTTCAAATTGTGGGCCGACAGCGCACAATAAGTTTGCATCTTACAGAATTGAAGCCCAATAGAACTCCTTGCCTCCTTGTATGATTTATTACTacatatttattaaataaattatgtaCAAGAATAGAGGATTAGCTGGTAATTTTGTTTTCAATTACAATTATATAAGTTTGATAAAGTGATACATCTGCATTTATTGTTTTCAATTTTTTAGCACAAAAATCATGCACAGCATCTGGCACTATATGCTAGCATTACCGGTTATTAGAATTTGTTGATTGCAATTTGCAAGTGTTCAATAAAATGAACATTCACATCACATATACTAATACTATTTGAAAGTCAAAAATCACTTGTGATTCTTTGACAATTCATTTCAAGTGACAAGACTACCAAGGAGGAGGAATTAGTACACAAACATGGTCATTTTGTCCACTGAGTTTTTGGATTAATTTTGCTGTATTGTATTTGTAGATTTGTTGCTgattttttattttcattttgaatatacttatatatatgtCTGAAAAATGTGTCATATACCCTGCTATTCTTTTCAACAAGAGTCGGCTTCCGTTTTCGGATCTAGGGTTTTAATCACCCCTTCTCTTCTCCATCTACAGTTCCCTTtcattatttaatcattttcactcttccattttctcttttattttaatattttttcaaaatttcgaGTAAACATCTTTTAGGGGTGTGATCAACCTTTTAAAACAAGTTTTGATCAGGTATAAATTAAAAGAAGATTTATTTAAACGccaaattaattgattaattttgaACTAAACATACATATGTTTTTATCAGAGAACACTTTTTAAAGTAGTAGcaaatacatttatttattcaaaaaaaaacgataaaataaaaaattgagaATAATTGGTAGTTGAGCTGGGCCTTGTATCAATATTACATTTTGAAATTTCCAAATGTTCTTGTTTGACATTGTTTCAAAAGATAACAATTGAAATGAACTCCTCATATTTGACTTTGTTTCAAAATTAGGATTTTCCGGTGCTATTTGACtggtatttttttttaaaaaaaattcacttttgaataaataaatttgaatCATAATTTTCACCATCCcttaatcattttaaatattaattatgtaATGTCAAATTCAGACAGACAAAAACATTGTTTACACAAAATATTCTTCGACATACATTAGAACCTCGATAAATAAATATTAGATAAACGAATAATCTCGTCAAATGAATATTTTTTCCGACCCCCACATAATAGACACAGTGTATTTTTAACCTCGATAAATGAAAAATCTcgttaaataaataaaatttccCGGTCCTGAGCATATTCATTTATCGAGGTTTAACTGTATATAATGATTTTCAAGTAGATGCAAGAACATGATCAAACGGAAATAAACAACATCTTATAAGGCCCATCTTATAAGGCCTAGGAGAAGTATATTTTAGATAACTTTTTTAATCCTAAAATCATGATATTATATTAGTCTGATACAAGCTTTAATGTGATATTTAATTGTGATCATATCCTTACTTGACCCAGTGAAGTCTACGCCGTTGACTGAGGACTTTTGAATCTTCTCATACTGAACACTAGGTCATGATCTATGCAGAATTTGAAGTTTACAGGACAATCGAAAGAGAAATATTTCCAAGCCTATTTATACATCAACATACTTTCGAGCACAACAGCATTTGCAGATGATGTTACTCATGTTATTGTTCATAAAAGCAGCATTTGCACAAGATTGGCCTGTAGCACTGCCCGGATGTGAAGAAAGATGTGGTAACATGGTAGTTCCTTACCCATTTGGGATCGGACCAGAAGCAAACTGTTAATTTGAAAAATACACAGAAATTTATTGCAACTACTCTTTTAATCCACCAAAACCTTTCCTCAGGGACTATACACACTACTCATCTTTTAATCTGGAGGTGCTTAATATATCACTTGAGCCAGCCACAATGCGCGTCAAGTATCCAATAACCACGGATTGTACGAATACAAGTAATGATACTCCAGATGTTTTTTTACCAGACCGCTTTGCATTCTCATACACTGAAAATCGATTCATTGCCATGGGTTGCGACAATCTTGGTTTATTAAGATCCAGATCCCCAGTGTACGAGGATGAGTTCACTGTGTATGGGGATGAGTTTACTGCTGCAGGCTGCGTATCATTGTGCAATACCTCTTCACTAAAAAATGACAATAGATGTTTTGGGGAAAGTTGCTGCAAAACAAGTTTTGAGCCAAATTTGCAGCACATCCGGCCATCGTTATATCCTAGCGGTTCCAGTCAAGCATCAGCAAGATGCAGGGGGCCGAGGTACGTAGTGCCATGCATATGCTCAAACTTCTCCAAACAATTAATTCTAGATTAATATTTTAGTAGCCTGTCCTGAAATCATTCATCTCCCTGCCACTCGACGCAGGTATGGATTCATTGTTGAACATGAATGGTTTAAAGGTTTGGACGACATCTATAGTGTGCAAACTATGAAAACTGTTCCAGTTGTGCTAAATATAAATGCATATTATATATGTGGCCTGAACGCAATTTGGAATGAGCGCTCATGCTCTTGTAAGGAAGGATACGAAGGAAATCCTTATTTGCCGGAAGGATGTCAAGGTGATATGTGATTAATACTGCTAAATTCCACAGTTTATGATGAATAAAATAACCAATTCTGTAACTATTTTTATATTAGTCCCAACTGATTTTTCTTTGGTCATAATGTTAAATCAATCTTGTAACTTACGAAATTTACTTATGATAAAAATTTTGTTATATCAGATATCAATGAGTGTTTAAGAGGAAAGCTCACTTGTCTGTACAAATGTACCAATACACCAGGAAGCTACACTTGCTCATGTGGAGATGGGTGGGTCTTTACAGATGACCGCCAACTCTCTTGCTCGAAGATAGGTGGTTTTCAGCAGGTCAAGAAACCTGCAATCATAGTAATAGGTACTTGAGTTCTAAAATTTTTACAGAATTCTTCATGATTTCATGTAAATAAAAAGACCGGGCTTAATAACACATCACGTAACTTTAGCAGTCAAGCCTATAGTTTAATCAAATTGACATTAAATATAGGACTAACATCAAGATTATTTCATGCAGAAAGAATAGTCTACTCAGTTAGGTAACTATTTTAGCTTTAAAGGAAAAAACTCAACTACAATGTAGAACAGAAATAGTATATATAATGGGCCCATTGTATTGTGTGATTTTAACCCTTTTGTTGTTTGTGAAACGCTGCTGTTCCATGATAGTTTGTACATAATAGACTAGATAAACAGGGTAGATTTTAGTATTGGTTATCTGCCTTTCAGTAGGTGATCATCTTCATTCTTTAGCATCTCTGCACACTTTTGCATATAATCAGACCTCTATCTTCTTTGGCAAAGTTTTTTTTTACCATATTCATCATCTTTGTACACTTTTCGATATATCTGACCTCTTTCATTACGATCGATGGTGCAGCCACTGGTGCAGGTCTAGGGACGATGTTGGCCACTGCGTGGTGGTTGTACAAAGTAATAAGACGAAGAAAAATACGTAAACTTGGGCAGAAGTTCTTTAAAAGAAATGGCGGTCTGCTATTACATCAACGAGTATCTTCTAGAGAAGGCAACGTGGAGACAACCAAATTGTTTACTTCAAAGGAGTTGGAGAAGGCAACTGACCAGTATAATGTAAACCGAATCATTGGACAAGGAGGATTAGGTACTGTCTATAAAGGAATGTTGACAGATGGCAGAATAGTAGCAGTGAAAAAATCCAAGATAGAAGATGAAAGCAAACTCGAACATTTTATTAATGAGGTTGTAATTTTATCACAAATTAACCACAGAAACATAGTAAAGCTATATGGATGCTGCTTGGAGACCGAGGTCCCTTTACTGGTTTACGAGTTCATCCCTAATGGAACACTTATGCAGTACATCCATGAGCAAAATGAATACTTTCCACTTACATGGGATGCTCGCATACGTGTGGCCACGGAAGTTGCAGGAGCTCTATACTATTTACACTCTGCTGCATCAGTGCCAATATATCATCGAGATATTAAATCATCAAATATACTTTTGGATGACAAGTACAAAGCAAAAGTGGCAGACTTCGGAACATCAAGATCAATTTCAATTGACCAAACTCACCTGACTACAAGAGTACAAGGTACATTCGGTTATTTGGATCCTGAATACTTCCGCTCAAGTCAATTTACAGATAAAAGCGATGTTTATAGCTTTGGGGTTGTCCTTGTGGAGCTTTTGACAGGACAGAAACCAATCTTGGCAGCTAGACTTGACGATGAAGCACGAAGTTTAGTAACACTTTTTTTATTGGCAATGGAAGAAAATCGCATATTAGATATTCTTGATTCACAGATTAAGGAGGGTAGAGGGGAAGGTATGGTAGCATTTGCTAACATTGCATACAGATGCTTGAACTTGAACGGGAGGAGAAGGCCAACAATGAAACAAGTTGTAGCTGAGCTAGAGAGTATTAGAAATACAAATGAACCACATTCTGCTCAACAACACTATGAAGCAGATGAATGTAGAATAAATGAACTAAATGGGTCCTGGGATTCGGATGTTACTTCAACTTCGACGAGTTCCACCGTACATCACAGTCTTATTCTTGATATAGACCCCGTTACGACAAATTAGTGATACCAAGACGCTCAAGGGGAAATGCATGTAGGAGATATATAACGTACTAAGGAAGAGAGGTCATAATAATCAAGCTTTGGAATGGAAAGAGATTGAAGAGAGCTTCTTGATTACGAGCTCTAGATATGTCATTTGCTCTGACTGTTGTTTGTAGAAAACGGAAATGGCTGTCTTAGATATAATAGACATAGAGTATCAATAACAAGGACTCAAGGAGGGTGCAAAATTTgtatttgtgatttgtttttgtgGACCATTTGAAATTACACTAAGAAGTAAAACAATTAAATTTTCTACTAATTCCTAGTTAAAAATATTTTGAGAATATGCCTCAGGACTCAGGAGTGAATGCGTCCTAACCAGGTGCTAGAAATGCCAGATGCTCTCAATGTTTTTGACGAGATATTGGAATAGCCTTTTGAGATTAAGTAGTTCTTGGAAGAAAAACTGAGTATCTATAGCAGAGAGCTTGGCAATTTCAGTTTAAAATCGGGTCAATTATAAATATGTTAAAATTTGATACAAGTATCTTTTTAGTAAACTTAATACATTGATATGATAATAGACAAGTCATTTTGTGTTAATCAAATAATGCCGTTGAATCCCACATTTGAAATCATTATCAGCTACATTTACACCTGAAAAACGGCGCAAGTTAAAAGCAAAAATGCGCTATCTAACGAATTAGTAATTTACCATCAGACTAATTTGGGGTCCGTTTGACGTTAACATATGACTTAAAGTTGGAAAGTACCTTATAATTAATATGTAAATTATTACTTATAAGTGATTTGAGTTTTTGGATATTTTAAGTATAAGTTGGTGATATATTTGATAAATTATAACTTAAAAATTCAAAAaccatttaaaaaattaaatttttgttgtactaattttagtatataaaatataaattcaaaaataaattttaaaaactttAAAATTCCTAACTTTTACATGTGTATAAATGGACTCTTATACTCTTGttgaattttttttaagattaatgATGTATCTCAAAATACTATTATAAACTTAGATCTAACATTTTCATTTAATACAGAAAAATTGTaacacataaactataaattagaagttaaaacttaatttaataaaataaagcaGACAAAAACCAGGTAAGGTATTCATTACATATTTGCATTTATATTAAAAAGAACCCAAATGCCGGAATGTAAATGAGATATATATTACTTTTCTAGAAAAGTAATAAAGTAATATATTTCCTAGGAAATTGCTAGAATGTGAATTTCTAGAAATTACTTTTTTTTTGACAAGATGCAATTTTATTACTCCATCAAATCATTCGAGATAGGGTTGTCAATTAATCGGATTTGGATCGGATCGCCCTTGATCCATATCCTAATCCATTTATCTTTACCGGATTCGGATTCGGATTCAGATCGGATCATAGTCGGGTTTTATAAAGCATGATCCATATCCTGATCCATATCCTGATCCGTAGAATTTTCGGATTTTCGGATCGGAGCTCCGCTCCGTTATATTTAGAAAAAGACTGAATTTATAGTACATGATAGAAGTTTCCAGTTCTATTCGATTACTCGAAGCCATTAAAAGCTTTGCAGATTTACGATGATTCTTTCGAGCATATTCAAGACGAGACTTAAAAAAAATAGCCATGGAAATTGGAATAATCCTTCCATCATGCTAAGTTCACAATCATAATCTAATTAGGCTAATGGCTCAGATTATTAACTTCTCCCGAACTTAAAACCTTAACACTAATAGACTGGGTATTAGTTAAGCATATATGTACAGTACACATACTAAACACCTATTACTACATGCATAAAAACATTTAACATTAAAGAGTGAAAAAAATACATATtcttatatatatacacacacatatatatacatatatatataaatatatgctgATCGGATTATTTACGGATCAGATCTTATTAAATCCATATCCTAGGTATATCGGATCGGAATTTTTTCGGATCGAATTTTATTTTAAGTGATCCATATCCGCTCCATTGGCTCTCGGATCAGATCGGATATCCGATCCATTGACAACCCTAATTCGAGATACATGTTTTAACATTGATCATAATAGATTTCCAATCAAAAGTACGATCAAAATACATATGAGACACTCGAGCAAGCTCGTGAGCCGACATATTCGCATATCGCTTAATAAAATACAACTTACTGTTGTTAAGATCACAGATTAACTTCCTGCATTCCATAATCACCTTACCAAGCCTCGAGCGCATAACA
Encoded here:
- the LOC141666970 gene encoding cyclin-D1-1-like isoform X2; protein product: MIMSALSCTDDLFPDLLCCEDSEILSQDLPEYSSDVESPADIEESIARFIEDERKYVPRERTHAQSVDSSARQASVAWILKVQRYYGFQPLTAYLSVNYVDRFLYSHPLPESNGWPLQLLSVACLSLAAKMEEPLVPSLLDLQIEGAKFVFEPRTVTRMEFLVLGVLDWKLRSITPFTFLDFFANKLDSQGTFTAFLISTATDIILSNMQESSFLEYWPSCIAAATILHAANSIPNLSCITAGHAELWCEGLFKESIVSCYRLVQEIGIDTRLRKRSKALPQIRVMTRASKVSFGDSESSSSSTSSFKRRRLNNSLWVNDDKETSN
- the LOC141664212 gene encoding wall-associated receptor kinase-like 10, with the protein product MRVKYPITTDCTNTSNDTPDVFLPDRFAFSYTENRFIAMGCDNLGLLRSRSPVYEDEFTVYGDEFTAAGCVSLCNTSSLKNDNRCFGESCCKTSFEPNLQHIRPSLYPSGSSQASARCRGPRYGFIVEHEWFKGLDDIYSVQTMKTVPVVLNINAYYICGLNAIWNERSCSCKEGYEGNPYLPEGCQDINECLRGKLTCLYKCTNTPGSYTCSCGDGWVFTDDRQLSCSKIGGFQQVKKPAIIVIATGAGLGTMLATAWWLYKVIRRRKIRKLGQKFFKRNGGLLLHQRVSSREGNVETTKLFTSKELEKATDQYNVNRIIGQGGLGTVYKGMLTDGRIVAVKKSKIEDESKLEHFINEVVILSQINHRNIVKLYGCCLETEVPLLVYEFIPNGTLMQYIHEQNEYFPLTWDARIRVATEVAGALYYLHSAASVPIYHRDIKSSNILLDDKYKAKVADFGTSRSISIDQTHLTTRVQGTFGYLDPEYFRSSQFTDKSDVYSFGVVLVELLTGQKPILAARLDDEARSLVTLFLLAMEENRILDILDSQIKEGRGEGMVAFANIAYRCLNLNGRRRPTMKQVVAELESIRNTNEPHSAQQHYEADECRINELNGSWDSDVTSTSTSSTVHHSLILDIDPVTTN
- the LOC141666970 gene encoding cyclin-D1-1-like isoform X1, whose product is MIMSALSCTDDLFPDLLCCEDSEILSQDLPEYSSDVESPADIEESIARFIEDERKYVPRERTHAQSVDSSARQASVAWILKVQRYYGFQPLTAYLSVNYVDRFLYSHPLPEQSNGWPLQLLSVACLSLAAKMEEPLVPSLLDLQIEGAKFVFEPRTVTRMEFLVLGVLDWKLRSITPFTFLDFFANKLDSQGTFTAFLISTATDIILSNMQESSFLEYWPSCIAAATILHAANSIPNLSCITAGHAELWCEGLFKESIVSCYRLVQEIGIDTRLRKRSKALPQIRVMTRASKVSFGDSESSSSSTSSFKRRRLNNSLWVNDDKETSN